In Humulus lupulus chromosome 7, drHumLupu1.1, whole genome shotgun sequence, the following are encoded in one genomic region:
- the LOC133792592 gene encoding receptor-like protein EIX1: MRIMRMILLVVWLLFLLTTAAHVRCDDGNQGNQCVEKEKEALLSFKRVVDPGNLLSWATNSSNQNCCNWEGITCDTQTNHVIAIDYNGYGGVLGGEIGCSLAELHYLNYLSLSHTHFTRIPKCIGSFKHLMHLDLSGTLISGAIPSELGNLTKLLGNLTKLQYLHLSYIYVDSLEWLSRLTSLKTFALYEANFTKAGLQSFRVPPFLSDLDLSDCLLPKVDLSSLSPSNYSSNFLKTLTLFYNSIHPTAITWFLNSSNNLFGLTISNNIIDGLFPDSIRGKKSLSKVDLSANKAELENGVLKSLGNLSNMNFLDLSQNNLSGTLHNALENLAGSAKNSLVGLSLSYNQLSGSILEDAKNTFPSLRWLYLANNRLEGTFPSHLS; this comes from the coding sequence ATGAGGATTATGAGAATGATACTATTAGTAGTGTGGCTTCTTTTCTTGCTTACCACCGCTGCTCATGTACGGTGTGATGATGGTAATCAAGGCAATCAGTGCGTAGAGAAGGAGAAAGAGGCTCTCCTCAGCTTTAAGAGAGTTGTTGATCCAGGTAACCTTCTTTCTTGGGCAACTAATAGTTCCAACCAAAACTGTTGTAACTGGGAAGGAATCACTTGTGACACCCAAACCAATCATGTCATTGCTATTGATTATAATGGTTATGGAGGAGTACTTGGTGGTGAGATTGGTTGCTCCTTGGCTGAGCTGCACTACTTGAATTACTTGAGTCTATCTCACACTCACTTTACTCGAATTCCCAAGTGTATTGGTTCTTTCAAACATCTCATGCATCTTGACCTTTCAGGTACTCTAATTAGTGGTGCTATTCCCTCTGAGCTTGGAAATCTTACCAAATTGCTTGGAAATCTTACCAAATTGCAGTATCTTCATCTTTCTTATATATATGTAGATAGTCTTGAGTGGCTTTCTCGTCTCACTTCTTTGAAGACCTTTGCATTGTATGAGGCCAATTTTACTAAAGCAGGGCTTCAATCATTTAGAGTGCCACCTTTCTTATCAGACTTGGACCTATCAGATTGTCTACTTCCCAAAGTAGATCTTTCATCTCTTTCCCCTTCGAATTATTCGTCTAATTTTCTAAAAACTCTCACACTTTTTTATAATTCAATACATCCCACTGCAATTACTTGGTTTTTAAACTCGAGTAATAATCTTTTTGGACTTACTATATCAAATAACATCATAGATGGTTTATTTCCAGATTCCATTAGAGGAAAAAAATCTTTGTCAAAAGTTGATTTGTCTGCAAACAAAGCTGAACTTGAAAATGGAGTACTAAAGTCCTTGGGGAATCTTTCCAACATGAACTTCTTAGATTTATCTCAAAACAACCTTAGTGGTACCTTACATAATGCTTTAGAAAATCTAGCAGGTTCTGCCAAGAATTCATTAGTGGGTTTGAGCTTGAGTTATAACCAACTTAGTGGGTCAATTCTTGAGGATGCTAAAAACACATTCCCATCTCTGAGATGGCTATATCTTGCTAATAATCGGTTGGAAGGTACTTTTCCTAGCCACTTGAGTTGA
- the LOC133789131 gene encoding receptor-like protein EIX2, with product MPNLTDFDASNNRFNGTSTESIIGGLSHLEFLDVSSNSLVGVISEVNLIKYPKLESLFFSNNSALRLKFNSNWVPPFQLKTIELASCKLGPQFPSWLQTQSQLSHLDISDNDISSVVPNWFSNISSKLWRLNMSFNLLYGTLPYFPLIGAYTVDLSFNQFHGSIPSSLSNASYAYLSDNNFTSCSSFLCEAKDVVTGIIDMSNNQLFGSLPDCWGKFNSSLFFLKLDYNDFSREIPSSIGSLTNIQSLQLGNNNFSGALPSTLENCTSLRALDFGWNSLERTIPSWIGERFTALVFLNLKSNKFVGNIPLSLCHLSDIQILDLSSNGLSGVIPSCLANFTSMVHSNYTSTEIQIVRHDFIGDPQSTEILSIGILNPPSLSSQIIWKGVEYEYKSILGLLRLIDLSSNKLTGEIPAELTRLVELTQLNLSWNELSGDIPEKIGNLSKLESLDLSHNKLSGKIPKSLAELSLLNHLDLSNNQLSGKIPTSTQLQSFNASTYTMNHGLYGPPLTDWHESGTPSHGFLASTHDQEDETWFNLSWFYKGIGVGFTIGFCGVCINFVIINYYWRNSYFMFMHSVRNILSKGLLRRKLAWIDRSLN from the exons ATGCCAAACTTGACAGATTTTGACGCAAGTAACAATAGGTTTAATGGTACTTCAACTGAGAGTATTATTGGTGGACTATCTCATCTTGAGTTTTTAGATGTCTCTTCAAACTCTCTTGTTGGGGTTATCTcggaagtgaacctaattaagtaTCCCAAATTGGAGAGTCTATTTTTTTCCAATAACTCAGCTTTGAGATTAAAATTCAACTCCAATTGGGTTCCTCCATTTCAATTGAAAACCATAGAACTCGCATCTTGCAAGTTAGGTCCACAATTTCCTAGTTGGCTACAAACGCAATCACAACTCTCCCATCTTGATATTTCAGATAATGATATTTCTAGTGTTGTTCCCAATTGGTTCAGTAATATATCATCCAAGTTGTGGcgcttaaatatgtctttcaatcTTCTTTATGGTACCTTGCCATATTTTCCATTGATAGGTGCTTATACAGTTGATTTGAGTTTCAATCAATTCCATGGTTCTATTCCATCTTCTCTCTCCAATGCATCCTATGCATATCTCTCTGATAATAATTTCACTAGTTGCAGCTCTTTTCTATGTGAAGCCAAAGATGTGGTAACAGGAATTATTGACATGTCCAATAATCAATTATTCGGAAGCCTTCCTGATTGCTGGGGGAAATTCAACAGTAGTCTATTTTTTCTGAAGTTAGATTACAATGACTTCTCAAGAGAGATCCCAAGTTCCATTGGAAGTTTGACAAATATTCAATCTCTACAATTGGGGAACAATAACTTTTCGGGAGCTTTGCCTTCTACATTGGAGAACTGTACTAGTCTGCGAGCTTTGGATTTTGGATGGAATAGTTTGGAAAGAACAATACCGTCATGGATTGGTGAAAGATTTACAGCATTAGTTTTTCTTAATTTGAAATCAAATAAATTTGTTGGAAACATACCATTGAGTCTCTGCCATCTTTCTGATATCCAAATATTGGATCTCTCCTCAAATGGTTTAAGTGGTGTTATTCCTTCATGCCTTGCGAATTTCACATCAATGGTCCACTCAAATTATACAAGTACAGAGATTCAGATAGTGAGACATGATTTCATTGGAGACCCTCAAAGTACCGAGATTCTAAGTATCGGGATTTTAAACCCTCCAAGTCTTTCATCACAAATTATTTGGAAAGGAGTAGAATATGAATATAAAAGCATTCTTGGTTTGCTAAGACTTATTGATCTATCGAGTAATAAATTGACTGGAGAGATTCCAGCTGAACTGACGCGTCTTGTGGAATTGACTCAGTTAAACCTATCATGGAACGAGTTGAGTGGAGACATTCCTGAAAAGATTGGGAACTTGAGTAAGTTGGAATCTTTGGACTTGTCTCATAACAAGCTTTCTGGTAAAATTCCCAAAAGCTTGGCGGAATTATCTCTTCTGAATCATTTGGATTTGTCAAACAACCAGTTATCAGGAAAAATCCCTACAAGCACTCAACTACAAAGTTTCAATGCTTCTACATATACCATGAACCATGGACTCTATGGGCCTCCTCTAACTGATTGGCATGAAAGTGGAACTCCATCACATGGTTTTTTGGCTTCAACTCATGATCAAGAAGATGAAACATGGTTTAACTTGTCATGGTTTTATAAAGGGATTGGGGTTGGATTCACTATTGGATTTTGTGGAGTTTGTATCAATTTTGTGATAATAAACTATTATTGGAGAAATTCTTACTTTATGTTCATGCATAGCGTAAGAAATATTCTATCAAAGGGACTGTTGAGGAGAAAGCTAGCTTGGATTGACAG ATCCCTCAATTGA